The Centroberyx gerrardi isolate f3 chromosome 7, fCenGer3.hap1.cur.20231027, whole genome shotgun sequence genome contains a region encoding:
- the tcf20 gene encoding uncharacterized protein tcf20 isoform X3: MQNFSNSPAPPSLPPGFSGRGGGGPPYPPQPADPQISPRMTDDYAGMQQQSLHRGHHLPSQASHMLAYGARNRGAGEPPPTQGNIHSGNSSNPYRKETMDYYFPMAGKDRHRRGGMGYGAGFGYPNIDGHIPHQYRHAGSGSASSSGIMSPYPVDYGSTAGSGGGSGGGAAGAFSPSHQYNMSQNPAMQSVPGSQMQHRQHGQNFQALHHGQPHRSYPHSGHRMTPQYPHYSPQGGASTGSSGMYSPPPQRYHDGTGSTGFDPKVNSSPNVNSNSNSVSSSAAANNVGPMENVQQSYHASNYPAYSPQTHSLHKQATLQHRNSQHNLGVGYDNSLKMQHQGPSPGSVYAKHHQASNPNIPHAASQEIAKSPMHANAQQTQINQNFSPISNPSPAASAVQSPSCSSSPSPLMGVSEAHGNPSGHAPSHPPPPNPRSSHSHGRLLQTMPQLSPTPNSNSSISSCGSSGSHKAQGMSAVVGTCLSSTSRNRMGPGTGIGSREEGSSVYPSSPLDKMQDAGLNSLNALTSQVANLPNTVQHMLLTDTVLSQKKGKDGGQMQQATHAMPPSQPRSRNASAASSTSTIKEGSAVGIGDGAGLETGADEDTSVMSERGPSGTKVEREEQFSEGEHARVRQMSGASSGSEPTGYYPPSQSQNQPQTGQASHIKTITSDSTTKQPSVSETKVSEAHIPSSSSSPSFGCQSSEAGPNSHSTPPVSSTPSSASSSAPLPQPNCVSESGSTDNDNRYGPRKTTEIKNEGIKSESEDVVERREKGNIQVQGDREGNTQDGQDKENRLHSISRLHNNEREEKQTSEEQQNASSVGVIVSTRSEGNHTEKSKHPQDNCIEEKHSHSYFRESSHNGEEGVDLSVYSSHHQLHQKSNFGRPQNPPQSGPHKYGYPESPYGSDMSMKNKGRPGPVSVMESNSRYIGYHQSQTSYGPVHPKDVGGSVVEALGKRGEGAGAKGHEDNSQMQQFPSLLQEVLQGYNLDRRYGRPEQAFPAHLQAQQQFQTRHLYGMAESMRMQTGVTEASALSSQMASSGKPPHPNQRQGSGPDFAPESQASVKSEVANTKALQTAEKTKVGVSQSHLPQSTESLQPPPKHINLADYSLPQRKASSNLSTPSSAVQELLLQETEPLTGSIGQTESQKSSGSLLAPSSERRSVICDVSPNRRGTPERDRESDREREREKSQSGASVIQQPFSSPTAANDLSKKDPGEKQVVKMETASKEAGPDTANLQADHHGSGTTNEADMEYHSKSVHSSVVMNTDPYRRGNVDITPLPPHPTSTNPLSPPSRHQAYLQGVDLSTGHASSFPGYRYGDTREGNMMPRSNPHFPSHHPYHNLSPQAQSTNKLQMYPHSRGPPHHPHDMNDWVTAMNRPSKEMMMQPGSSPGRHKLSQSEQRQRLLSQTDMPNEQHITKTPLPHQSAYYDMKVWESTHPGREGAGMIEGDPYYRTQPPPPPPPPPPPPSAPAPASAPTPAPVASHGPAPPQMALAVGPNAVEPDVSRGAVEEAKHPRPAPASNSTKPLADMNSLPQGQRQTKAGVTGDTNPLILRRRVRSFISPIPAKRQLQDGSQQRGATNSHHSPGAQSESSHHNEDDSSSSDIPCPRLSSPLPGENAYSQSLSPSSGKTKVLPPRKGRGLKLEAIVQKITPNIKKPTGHTDVESNHYPGFSHSEMTQFSDSQDQDLAHFPRVAGGDDGYMDESHSLNDMIPFRGVDETGPLPPSAYPCDPHQTSQVLKQQDFDFGLGAAVASASGDKEDFALLGPLPPPPPLPRPVQGSPPPSSSALSDIQHFTNTYQQLETRRGEQSAANLLRQKLQETGMGFDDYPGSDYYGTTPPHHSQAQGHMLNRHQMASGRSALSPQDSKPPDSLVPKGYFPSGKKKGRPVGSVNKQKRAQSQGQTQAQVQAPAQNTTPSAPSAQPATSPVAATTPQIVQSTSGTSDSTAPPLTDCKTPPPLAPPILTQVVKVDAESEDTQPEIEVKPLRRRRRGVKDENEPVEVRGRQRRRRRGGAVATPSVAKDDPDISSGAGGSLSTSGGFVDPKKGPFVPHIHVEKKIPEIGAVCTIVNAEEEKMKGERSTVGGKAGGSGIDSLLTSALSSQLSRRDRETEKRESDEVETTLQSGKALPSSGYVVSGPVITETNHSGRLLCCLCQKWANYKHLGDLYGPYYPAEYAAKLPKNQPQVRQCQVTTGTNKTGPNSDTISNVLSTIQDTQTQDAQFSKPSTESDYPVSLDTNPASPTTTVGTASPAGGEEMMMYMAGKLGNSTSSSSTTTTTTTTSKTTSLTWDINLGIRPIPELKREPDFENDQQQQQKTPPQPTDEAQQRPQHRKLTSHPRFKRRHKSSEDSPRMVPSNSKASLPFQPPPPALDSLGPLAQLAQLPQMPMDPEELWVHEGCIVWTSGVYLVNGRLYGLQEALDGARDTCCSYCEMVGSTLGCYSKGCTLRYHYLCAIEADCSLNEDNFSLRCPKHKVKRESFPRVAGQPSQCTWSSQREAERNSEEEETEESGNCEVGQQKTENCF; the protein is encoded by the exons ATGCAGAATTTTTCTAACAGTCCAGCtccaccctctctcccccctgggttcagtgggaggggtggagggggcccTCCTTATCCCCCTCAGCCAGCAGACCCCCAGATCTCCCCTAGGATGACGGATGATTACGCAGGGATGCAACAGCAGAGCCTTCATAGAGGCCATCACCTCCCCAGTCAAGCCAGCCATATGCTTGCTTACGGTGCTAGAAACAGAGGGGCTGGGGAGCCACCACCAACACAGGGTAACATTCACAGTGGCAACAGTAGCAACCCTTACCGGAAGGAGACCATGGATTATTATTTTCCAATGGCTGGGAAGGACAGGCATCGAAGGGGAGGTATGGGTTATGGGGCAGGTTTTGGATACCCCAACATCGATGGACATATACCTCACCAGTACAGGCATGCTGGATCTGGCTCTGCATCATCATCCGGCATAATGTCACCATATCCAGTGGACTATGGTTCTACGGCTGGTTcaggtggtggtagtggtggtggtgctgctggagCGTTCTCTCCTTCTCATCAGTACAATATGAGTCAGAACCCTGCAATGCAGTCAGTACCAGGTTCTCAGATGCAGCACCGCCAGCATGGGCAAAACTTCCAAGCTCTCCACCATGGACAGCCGCATAGGAGCTATCCACACTCTGGGCACAGAATGACCCCTCAGTACCCACACTATTCCCCACAGGGTGGAGCATCCACAGGGTCATCAGGAATGTACagcccccctccacagagatATCACGACGGGACTGGTAGCACTGGGTTTGATCCCAAAGTCAACAGCTCTCCCAATGTCAACTCTAATTCAAACTCTGTCTCTAGTTCAGCTGCTGCTAACAATGTGGGGCCAATGGAGAATGTTCAACAGAGTTACCATGCTTCAAATTATCCTGCATATTCCCCACAGACACATTCACTCCACAAGCAAGCCACACTACAACACCGCAACTCACAGCACAATTTAGGGGTAGGTTATGACAACTCTCTCAAGATGCAGCACCAAGGCCCATCTCCAGGCTCTGTATATGCTAAACATCACCAAGCCTCCAATCCCAATATACCTCATGCAGCATCTCAAGAAATAGCCAAATCCCCAATGCACGCCAATGCTCAACAAACACAAATTAACCAAAACTTCAGCCCCATATCCAACCCTTCTCCAGCTGCCTCTGCAGTGCAATCCCCCAGCTGTagctcctctccttcccctttgATGGGTGTCTCAGAGGCACATGGAAACCCTTCAGGACATGCTCCTTCACATCCTCCTCCACCAAACCCCCGTAGCAGCCATAGTCATGGTAGATTACTGCAGACCATGCCTCAGTTGAGTCCCACGCCCAACTCAAACAGCAGCATCAGTAGTTGTGGTAGCAGTGGCAGTCATAAAGCTCAAGGTATGAGTGCAGTCGTGGGGACTTGTCTTTCCTCAACAAGCCGCAACAGAATGGGTCCAGGCACAGGGATTGGATCCCGAGAGGAAGGCTCCTCTGTTTATCCATCTTCTCCACTTGACAAAATGCAGGATGCTGGCCTGAATAGTTTAAATGCCTTGACCTCACAAGTAGCCAATTTACCAAACACAGTGCAGCACATGCTTCTCACTGACACTGTGCTTTCACAGAAGAAGGGGAAAGATGGTGGACAAATGCAGCAGGCGACACATGCCATGCCTCCATCACAACCAAGGAGTCGAAATGCCAGTGCAGCCTCAAGCACTAGCACAATTAAAGAAGGAAGTGCAGTGGGTATTGGTGATGGTGCCGGCTTAGAGACTGGAGCTGATGAAGACACTTCAGTGATGTCAGAGAGAGGACCATCGGGGACCAAAGTTGAGCGAGAGGAGCAGTTCTCTGAGGGGGAACATGcgagagtgagacagatgagtGGTGCAAGCAGTGGGTCTGAACCAACTGGCTACTACCCTCCATCTCAGAGTCAAAACCAGCCACAGACTGGACAAGCATCACATATTAAAACAATCACCTCTGattcaacaacaaaacaaccaaGTGTTTCTGAAACAAAAGTGAGTGAAGCTCACATTCCTTCTTCGTCATCATCTCCATCCTTTGGATGTCAGTCATCAGAGGCTGGCCCAAATTCACATTCAACACCTCCAGTTTCCTCAACCCCCTCATCCGCTTCATCTAGTGCTCCTCTTCCCCAGCCAAACTGTGTCTCAGAATCTGGTTCAACTGATAATGATAATAGATATGGCCCTAGGAagacaacagaaataaaaaatgaaggaattaaaagtgaaagtgaagatGTGGTTGAAAGAAGGGAGAAAGGCAACATTCAAGTGCAGGGAGATAGAGAAGGAAACACACAAGATGGTCAGGACAAAGAAAATAGGTTGCACAGTATATCCAGATTACACAATAAtgagagggaagaaaaacagacatctgaGGAACAGCAAAACGCCAGTAGTGTGGGTGTGATTGTTTCAACTCGGTCTGAGGGAAATCACACTGAAAAAAGCAAGCATCCTCAAGACAACTGTATAGAAGAGAAACATTCACACTCTTACTTTAGAGAGTCTAGTCATAATGGAGAAGAAGGTGTAGATCTGAGTGTGTATTCCTCCCATCACCAACTCCACCAGAAATCTAATTTTGGACGGCCTCAAAATCCTCCCCAATCTGGACCACACAAATATGGCTACCCAGAATCACCATATGGCTCAGATATGTCAATGAAGAACAAAGGGAGGCCTGGCCCAGTGAGTGTAATGGAATCAAATTCCAGATACATAGGGTACCACCAATCACAGACTAGCTATGGCCCTGTGCATCCAAAAGATGTTGGTGGTTCTGTAGTAGAGGCAttaggaaagagaggggaaggagcaGGGGCAAAAGGTCATGAGGATAATTCTCAAATGCAGCAGTTCCCAAGCCTTTTACAAGAGGTTCTTCAAGGTTATAATTTAGACAGACGTTATGGCCGACCTGAACAAGCATTTCCTGCCCATCTCCAAGCTCAGCAACAGTTTCAAACCAGACACCTGTATGGCATGGCTGAAAGTATGAGGATGCAAACTGGAGTGACTGAGGCCTCTGCTCTTTCCTCCCAAATGGCAAGCTCTGGAAAGCCCCCCCATCCAAACCAGAGGCAGGGAAGTGGGCCTGATTTTGCCCCAGAATCTCAGGCCTCAGTGAAGTCAGAAGTGGCCAATACCAAGGCATTGCAAACTGCTGAAAAAACTAAAGTGGGTGTATCCCAGAGTCATTTACCACAGTCTACAGAGTCTCTGCAGCCTCCACCAAAACATATTAACTTAGCAGACTATTCTTTACCGCAGAGGAAAGCCTCATCTAATCTGTCCACTCCATCCTCTGCCGTACAAGAGCTCCTTTTGCAAGAGACAGAGCCGCTAACAGGCAGCATTGGTCAAACTGAGTCTCAAAAATCATCAGGCTCCCTATTAGCCCCATCATCAGAGCGGCGCTCTGTCATCTGTGATGTGTCGCCAAACCGGCGCGGTACACcagagagggacagggaaagtgacagagagagagagagggagaaaagtcaGAGTGGAGCCTCTGTGATTCAACAGCCATTTTCCTCTCCAACAGCAGCCAATGATCTGAGTAAAAAGGATCCTGGGGAGAAACAAGTGGTGAAAATGGAAACAGCATCAAAAGAGGCTGGCCCAGACACTGCAAATCTACAAGCTGATCATCATGGCAGTGGTACAACTAATGAGGCTGATATGGAGTATCATTCCAAGTCTGTTCATTCATCTGTTGTTATGAATACTGACCCCTATAGGCGAGGTAATGTTGATATTACCCCCTTACCCCCTCATCCTACAAGCACTAATCCTTTATCTCCACCATCAAGGCATCAGGCCTATCTTCAAGGTGTTGATTTATCAACTGGACATGCCAGCAGTTTTCCTGGATATCGATATGGTGATACAAGAGAAGGCAATATGATGCCACGCAGCAACCCTCATTTTCCCTCCCATCATCCCTACCACAATTTATCCCCCCAGGCTCAATCCACAAATAAGCTTCAAATGTATCCTCACTCTCGCGGCCCTCCTCACCACCCCCATGACATGAATGACTGGGTAACAGCGATGAACAGACCATCCAAGGAGATGATGATGCAGCCTGGTTCCTCTCCAGGAAGACataaactcagccaatcagagcagagacagaggctgcTCTCCCAGACTGACATGCCCAATGAACAACATATAACCAAAACTCCACTTCCCCATCAAAGTGCTTACTATGATATGAAAGTGTGGGAGTCGACACACCCTGGAAGAGAAGGTGCTGGAATGATAGAGGGAGACCCCTACTACAGAACAcaacctcctccccctccccctcctcctccccctcctccttctgctcctgctcctgcttcTGCTCCTACTCCTGCTCCTGTAGCTTCACACGGCCCTGCTCCTCCACAAATGGCTCTAGCAGTTGGTCCAAATGCTGTTGAACCTGATGTCTCCAGAGGAGCTGTAGAGGAAGCTAAACATCCCCGTCCAGCTCCTGCATCCAACTCCACTAAGCCCCTTGCTGACATGAACTCTCTACCACAAGGGCAGCGTCAGACTAAAGCTGGGGTTACTGGAGATACAAATCCACTAATATTGAGAAGAAGAGTTCGTTCTTTTATCTCCCCTATCCCTGCCAAGAGGCAACTTCAGGATGGTTCTCAGCAGAGGGGTGCCACAAATTCACATCACTCCCCTGGGGCTCAGTCTGAGTCTAGCCATCACAATGAAGATGACTCATCTAGTTCTGATATCCCATGTCCCAGGCTCTCTTCCCCTTTGCCTGGAGAGAATGCCTATTCACAATCTCTATCTCCTTCGAGTGGTAAAACCAAGGTTTTGCCTCCCAGGAAGGGACGGGGTTTGAAACTGGAGGCAATAGTGCAGAAAATCACTCCAAATATTAAGAAGCCAACAGGCCACACTGATGTTGAGTCAAATCATTACCCAGGCTTCTCTCACTCAGAAATGACACAGTTTAGTGATTCACAGGACCAAGACTTAGCACATTTCCCTAGAGTTGCAGGGGGGGATGATGGTTATATGGATGAAAGTCACTCCTTAAATGATATGATTCCCTTCAGAGGAGTGGATGAGACTGGGCCTTTACCTCCCTCTGCCTACCCCTGTGATCCTCATCAGACGTCCCAAGTTCTCAAACAACAAGACTTTGACTTTGGATTAGGGGCTGCTGTGGCGTCAGCATCTGGCGACAAGGAGGACTTTGCTTTGCTAGGACCTTTgccccctcctccgcctcttcctcgCCCAGTCCAGGGTTCCCCACCTCCATCTTCATCTGCCCTGTCTGATATTCAGCATTTCACGAACACTTATCAGCAGCTTGAGACGCGAAGAGGAGAGCAATCTGCCGCTAACCTTCTCAGACAGAAACTTCAAGAAACTGGCATGGGATTTGATGATTATCCTGGCAGTGACTACTATGgaaccaccccaccccaccataGCCAGGCCCAGGGACACATGTTGAACAGACATCAGATGGCCTCTGGAAGATCCGCTTTGTCACCACAAGATTCCAAACCACCAGACAGTCTTGTGCCTAAAGGCTATTTCCCATCTGGCAAGAAGAAGGGCAGGCCAGTTGGGAGTGTTAATAAACAAAAACGTGCCCAGAGCCAAGGCCAAACTCAGGCGCAGGTCCAAGCCCCGGCTCAGAACACAACTCCGAGTGCTCCTTCAGCCCAACCTGCTACATCTCCAGTTGCTGCCACAACCCCACAGATAGTGCAAAGTACCAGTGGCACATCAGACTCCACAGCTCCTCCCCTGACAGACTGTAAAACCCCCCCACCTCTGGCCCCACCCATTTTAACTCAGGTGGTGAAAGTGGATGCTGAGAGTGAGGACACACAGCCAGAGATTGAGGTCAAACCTCTGCGACGGAGACGCAGAGGTGTAAAAGATGAGAATGAGCCAGTTGAAGTaagaggaaggcagaggaggagaaggagaggaggagcagtggCGACACCATCAGTGGCCAAAGATGACCCAGATATATCTTCAGGGGCAGGAGGAAGTCTGAGCACGAGTGGAGGATTCGTAGACCCAAAAAAGGGCCCGTTTGTTCCACACATAcatgtggagaaaaaaataccAGAGATTGGGGCAGTGTGCACCATAGTGAAtgctgaggaggagaagatgaagggagagCGTAGTACAGTCGGAGGGAAAGCAGGCGGCAGTGGAATCGATTCTCTCCTGACCTCAGCTCTTTCCTCTCAGTTAtcgagaagagacagagaaacagagaaaagggagTCAGACGAGGTGGAAACCACCCTTCAGTCAGGAAAAGCACTTCCTTCATCTGGCTATGTTGTTTCAGGCCCTGTGATTACAGAGACCAATCATTCTGGCCGCCTGCTCTGCTGCCTGTGTCAGAAATGGGCAAATTATAAACATCTTGGAGATCTCTATGGACCTTACTATCCAGCTGAATATGCTGCAAAGCTTCCCAAGAACCAGCCCCAGGTCAGACAATGTCAAGTAACCACCGGAACAAATAAAACAGGACCAAATTCAGACACAATCTCAAATGTATTGAGCACTATCCAAGACACGCAAACACAAGATGCTCAGTTTTCCAAGCCGTCAACTGAGAGTGACTATCCCGTCAGCCTAGATACAAACCCGGCATCTCCTACCACCACAGTTGGAACTGCCTCTCCAGCTGGCGGGGAGGAAATGATGATGTATATGGCTGGCAAGCTTGGTAacagcacctcctcctcctccaccaccaccactaccaccaccaccagtaaAACAACATCTCTAACCTGGGATATTAATCTAGGTATTCGACCTATCCCTGAGCTTAAGAGAGAGCCAGACTTTGAGAACGaccagcaacagcaacaaaaaacgCCG CCGCAGCCGACAGATGAAGCTCAACAGCGACCCCAGCACAGAAAGCTGACCTCACATCCACGCTTTAAAAGGAGGCACAAATCAAGTGAGGATTCCCCCAGAATGGTACCATCCAACAGTAAGGCCTCCCTGCCCTTCCAGCCCCCTCCCCCAGCCCTGGACTCCCTGGGGCCCTTGGCACAACTGGCCCAGCTGCCTCAGATGCCCATGGACCCAGAGGAGCTGTGGGTCCACGAAGGCTGTATAGTGTGGACCAGTGGAGTGTACCTTGTTAATGGGAGACTGTACGGCCTGCAGGAGGCACTAGATGGTGCCAGAGACACA TGCTGCTCGTATTGTGAGATGGTCGGCTCAACCCTCGGCTGCTACAGTAAAGGCTGCACACTCCGGTACCACTACCTGTGTGCTATTGAAGCGG ATTGCTCTCTGAACGAAGATAACTTCTCACTGCGGTGTCCGAAGCACAAGGTAAAGAGGGAGAG TTTCCCCAGAGTAGCCGGCCAGCCAAGCCAGTGTACCTGGAGCAgtcagagagaggctgagagaaacagtgaggaagaagagacgGAGGAGTCTGGGAACT GTGAGGTTGGACAACAGAAGACTGAGAATTGTTTCTGA